The following nucleotide sequence is from Verrucomicrobiia bacterium.
GAAATAAAACTGTGGCGCAGCGCATTGGGTTTCCACTTGACGCCCGCGGCTTTGGCGGTGGCCACTTGCGCGTCATAAAACTGGTCACCGGTGCCCGGCCAGATCGGCCCCGACGGGCGGGCGTGCGGGGCCAGCCACGCCGCCAGGGCCGGAAGCACCGGCACCACGCGGCGGCTGCCGGTCTTGGCCTTGCCCGCCGCCACCTTGATTACGCCGCGGCCCAGGTCAACGTCCTGCCAGTCCAGCCGCAAAATCTCCGCCGTCCGCAGGCCCGCAAACGCCCCCAGGGCCAGCGCAGGCACAAACGCCGCCGGGGCGTGCTGCAACAACCGCGCCAGCTCGCCGGGCCGGAAGATTTGCGTTTCCGCCGGCTTGACTTGGGGCCGCTCCGTTTCCGCCGCCGGATTGCTGCCCTTGGCGATGTAGCCGCGCCGCTCGCAATACGCAAAGAAGCCATGCAAAACGGTGCGGTAATTCTTGCGGGTTTGCTCGCGCACCGGCAGGGCGTCCAGCCAGCGTTGCAGCATGGGGGCCGTCACGCTGGACGTATCCACCTTGAACGCCCCGGCAAAACGCCCCAGGCGGCTGCGCAGATCGGCCACGTGCCGCGGGCTGCGGCCCTTCTCGGCCTTGGTCGTGATGTACTCGTGCACGGCCTGGGCCACCGGCACGGGGGCCATGCGGTCGGGCCGGTGCCGCAGATAAAAGCGCACCGCCTCCATCACGCGGTTGCCCCCCAGCGCCTTGACGGCATCGGCAAAGGTGGCGGCAGCCACTTCCAGAGGGACACCGCTGGGCCGCAATAATTCCACGGCGCGGCCATAGGCGGCGGCATCAGCGGCGGCCAGGGCGGCGGCTTGAACGTCTCCCGCCGCCAGTTGCCGGGCCAGCCGGGCCGCTGCCTCCACCGCCTCGGTCTCGTCGGCAAACGACCGCAGCCGCCGCTTGCCGGTGCTGTAGTCGGCCACTTGATAAATGACCGCTCCCTGGATGGTGGTGCGGTAGATTTTGACGGTAACACTGCCCAAGCTGACTTCCTTGGGCCAGCCCCGGGACACCCGGACACCCGCCACCAACTTGACAGTATTCACGACAGAAAGGGGTAATTTCGTGTCAAGTTTTTGTCAAGTAAATTGACAACGGGGGCTTTTTTGAGGGTTGGGAAACTTTTGTAAGTCCTTGATTATCAAGTGGAGCCAGCGGTCGGATTTGAACCGACGACCGGCGGTTTACAAAACCGCTGCTCTGCCGCTGAGCTACGCTGGCATGGCCTGCCCTTGCGGGCAGGGTTTAATATCGTGTTTTTCGTGCCGGCGGCAAGTGATTTTCGCCGGGGATCAGATGTGTTGGTCCACGATTTCGCGGACGCGGTCGAGGGTGGCTTCGAGGCGTCCGCGGGTGCCGAGGCGGTAGATGGGGGCCTCGACGCGGATGGGCGGCAGGGCGAGATAGGCGGCTTTGAGGCGGGGGGGCAGGTCCGCCAGCACGGTGTATTGGCGGGGGAGGGTGTTATCGATTTCCCACCATTTGCCGCCGGGCTGGGATTTATCGAGGATCAGGACGAGGGAAAGGCGGGCTTCTTTGCGTCCGCCGGCGAGGGGGTTGAGCATTTTTTTGCCGGTGATGGGGCTGAAATAGGTGACGAAGCCCATGCGGCCGGTGACGCGCATGGTATCGCGTTCCACGAGCATGAGGTCGTCGTCCATGACGAAGTTGCCGAGGGCCTGGCTGAGGGTGCTTTTGCCGGCGTGGGAGGGGCCCACGAGGAGGATGCCTTCGTTTTTGCGGGAGGAGACGAGCAGGCCGGTGCCGTGCACGATGTGGGAGGTGCGGGAGTGGTAGGTGGCCAGGAGGCAAACAAGCTGGCGGATGATGTGGCTGCCAATTTGCTGGCGGTAGTAGAGGATGTGACGGAAGTCTTCGTCCACCACCGCGCGGCGGGCGCGGCCCTGGCGGAGGGTGATGGTGAGGTCGGCTTCTTTGCCTGGATCGAAGTAGTCGTAGGGACTCAGGACATTGCGGTTGTGGGCGTCATGCAGGCGGGGGTCGAGCATCAGGGTGACGTGGCGTCCGCAAGCTTGCACGTGAAACACCTCCATGACTTCGGCGGGATGGCTCATAGACACTTCCCTGGATTCAGGTTGGCGCGCCCGGGGGCAGGCTCAAGGGCCAGGTGGTGAGGCATTCATGGCGGGCGCCTTCGCGGCTGAGGGTGCTGCGCATGAGTTGCACCCGATCGGCCCGCCAGGTGACGGGGGTTGCCGGCGGCTGTTGTGCGGCTGCCTGCACGAGGTCCGAGCGCTCGCGGGGCGTCAAGGATTTGATGCGCCCCAGGGTGATGTGGGCGGAAAATTTCTCGGGTGCCGTATCCTTCTCCGCAAAATCGGCCGTGGCGGCGGCCACCGCCTGTTGCAGGGCATGGAGCGGGTTGAGCTGGCCTTGCAGCCCCACCCAAACGACGCGGGGATGGTGGGCATGGGGGAAAAAGCCGGGGGCATGCAGTTGCATTTCCAGAGCGGCGTGGCCGGAGCAGGCGGATTGGAGCCGGGTTTGCAAGGCGGGCACGCGGGCGGCAGGCACTTCGCCGAGGAATCGCAGCGTGAGATGGAATTGATGGGGGGGCGTCCAACGGACGTGAGCCTGGGGCACGGCGCGCCTGAGGGCGGCCTGCAGGTCGGCGACGGCGGCGATCACGCGCTGCGGCAGAGGGATCGCCACGAATAGACGCCAAGTCTCCTCAGGTTCCGGCATGGGTCAGGGCAGGCGCTCGCGGCGTGCGGCGGTGAAGAGGCGGTACCACTCCTCACGGGAAAGGTGCA
It contains:
- a CDS encoding tyrosine-type recombinase/integrase; translation: MNTVKLVAGVRVSRGWPKEVSLGSVTVKIYRTTIQGAVIYQVADYSTGKRRLRSFADETEAVEAAARLARQLAAGDVQAAALAAADAAAYGRAVELLRPSGVPLEVAAATFADAVKALGGNRVMEAVRFYLRHRPDRMAPVPVAQAVHEYITTKAEKGRSPRHVADLRSRLGRFAGAFKVDTSSVTAPMLQRWLDALPVREQTRKNYRTVLHGFFAYCERRGYIAKGSNPAAETERPQVKPAETQIFRPGELARLLQHAPAAFVPALALGAFAGLRTAEILRLDWQDVDLGRGVIKVAAGKAKTGSRRVVPVLPALAAWLAPHARPSGPIWPGTGDQFYDAQVATAKAAGVKWKPNALRHSFISYRLADVQNVAQVALEAGNSAAVIFKHYHELVEAREAKAYFALRPEAPANIVPAPLTANAG
- the thpR gene encoding RNA 2',3'-cyclic phosphodiesterase; amino-acid sequence: MPEPEETWRLFVAIPLPQRVIAAVADLQAALRRAVPQAHVRWTPPHQFHLTLRFLGEVPAARVPALQTRLQSACSGHAALEMQLHAPGFFPHAHHPRVVWVGLQGQLNPLHALQQAVAAATADFAEKDTAPEKFSAHITLGRIKSLTPRERSDLVQAAAQQPPATPVTWRADRVQLMRSTLSREGARHECLTTWPLSLPPGAPT